Proteins from a genomic interval of Zingiber officinale cultivar Zhangliang chromosome 1B, Zo_v1.1, whole genome shotgun sequence:
- the LOC122038022 gene encoding uncharacterized protein LOC122038022 codes for MRDRARIPLLARSVKDRVTLFPGGADPWAARSWLRNLESTFGYMSCTDEEKVELAVYHLRDQAEFLNLKQGDRSVLEYNAEFSRLAEFCPQLVAQDYDRMHQFTQGLAAYIRIRMSGFPGSSYREVLDRALYIEMTQQQVALEKGGTSLTVTTIEKISEDSECSTSAATTTFSGTDISCAGSGTRDYTVFCRSVFSSGISSADHSRDATAELKDLLIDTGSSHSFISRLFLGNIGRLPTRRTHGLTVSLPFGEVIEMVEFDIILGMDWLAMNHATVDCGARVVIFRPPGLPSWVFFGTRSDGIAVISTMQARRLLAQGCQGYLLSIVKAGSDALPQLSDVSIVREFPDVFPDELLGLPPNRQVEFTIELVPGIAPVSKTPYRMAPKELEELKVQLQELLDRGFIRPSVSPWGALVLFVKKKDGSLRLCIDYRQLNALRVEDADIPKTAFRTRYGHYEFLVMPFGLTNAPTVFDLMNRVFLEYLDQFIIVFIDDIPIYSRYEEEHRRHLRIVLETLRREHLYAKFSKCAFWLSSVGFLGHVVSSRGISVDPQKIEAITSWEQPKTVQEIRSFLGLAGYYRRFVESFSSIALPLTRLTERGKSLAGQNLGLGAVLMQHQRVVSYDSRQLKDHERNYSVHDLELAAIIFALKIWRHHLYGITFEIYTDHKSLKYLFTQKELNLRQRRWMEFLKDYDSTINYHSGKANVVADALSRKSRGVLACHRVMVTELIQSFSELGLMEQAQTERGLLVTMVAQSPIVECIKEAQATDQHLQFLRSRVTSG; via the exons ATGCGGGATAGAGCTCGTATACCATTGCTGGCGAGGTCCGTCAAGGATAGAGTTACTTTATTCCCGGGCGGAGCTGACCCTTGGGCTGCTCGTAGTTGGTTGAGGAATTTAGAAAGCACTTTCGGGTACATGAGTTGTACAGATGAAGAGAAGGTGGAATTGGCTGTGTATCACCTCCGAGATCAGGCG gagtttctgaatctcAAGCAGGGCGATCGTTCAGTTTTGGAGTACAATGCAGAGTTCAGTAGGTTGGCGGAATTTTGTCCTCAGCTAGTGGCACAGGATTACGACCGGATGCATCAGTTTACTCAGGGCCTTGCTGCATACATTCGGATCCGGATGTCAGGTTTTCCGGGTAGCTCCTACCGAGAAGTTTTGGACCGTGCACTGTATATCGAGATGACGCAGCAGCAGGTTGCTCTAGAGAAAG GGGGAACATCCCTCACAGTTACGACCATAGAGAAGATATCAGAAGACTCAGAGTGCTCCACGTCAGCAGCGACCACCACCTTCTCAGGGACAGATATATCATGTGCAGGGTCAGGAACCAGAGACTACACAGTATTCTGCCGCAGTGTCTTCTCATCAGGCATTTCCAGCGCAGACCACTCCAGGGATGCCACAGCCGAGCTCAAAG ATCTATTGATAGATACAGGTAGTTCCCATTCATTCATATCTCGACTATTTCTTGGAAATATCGGGAGGCTGCCTACTCGTCGGACTCATGGGTTGACGGTATCTCTACCATTTGGCGAG GTAATAGAGATGGTAGAATTTGATATTATATTAGGCATGGATTGGTTGGCCATGAACCATGCCACAGTCGATTGCGGAGCTAGAGTAGTCATTTTCCGACCTCCCGGTCTACCATCTTGGGTATTCTTTGGAACCAGAAGTGATGGGATAGCAGTCATATCAACAATGCAAGCGAGGAGATTGTTGGCACAAGGCTGTCAGGGATATTTGCTGTCCATAGTTAAAGCTGGTTCGGATGCATTACCACAGCTCTCGGATGTTTCTATCGTTCGAGAATTTCCGGATGTGTTCCCTGACGAACTCCTCGGTTTGCCTCCTAACCGGCAAGTCGAGTTTACTATTGAGCTAGTTCCGGGAATCGCACCGGTATCCAAGACCCCCTATCGCATGGCACCAAAGGAGTTAGAGGAGCTGAAGGTTCAGTTGCAGGAGCTGTTGGACAGAGGATTTATCCGTCccagtgtttctccatggggagcACTAGTActcttcgttaagaagaaagacggatcactGAGATTATGTATTGATTACCGACAGCTGAATGCG CTCAGGGTTGAAGATGCAGATATtccgaagacagcatttcgcactcGTTATGGTCATTAcgagttcttggtaatgccatttgggcttaccaatgccccAACAGTGTTcgatctgatgaacagagtattcctTGAGTACTTAGATCAGTtcatcattgtgttcatcgatgatattccgATATATTCCCGATATGAGGAGGAACACAGgcgacatcttcgcatagttttggAGACGCTTCGGCGAGAACACCTCTATGCGAAGTTTAGTaaatgtgcattctggctatcttcgGTGGGTTTTCTTGGACACGTCGTTTCCAGCAGAGGTATATCAGTCGACCCGCAGAAGATTGAGGCAATcactagttgggagcagccgaagacgGTACAGGAGATACGTAGCTTTTTGGGTCTAGCTGGGTATTATCGGAGATTTGTCGAGAGTTTTTCCAGCATAGCCTTGCCTTTGACACGATTGACCGAAAGGGGGAAAAGTTTAGCTGGACAGAATCTT GGACTGGGTGCTGTACTTATGCAGCATCAGCGGGTGGTGTCATATGACTCACGTCAGCTGAAAGATCATGAGAGGAATTATTCGGTCCATGATTTAGAGTTGGCAGCTATCATCTTTGCACTGAAAatctggcgacatcatttatatgggATCACCTTTGAGATTTACACAGATCATAAGAGCCTCAAGTATTTGTTTACCCAGAAGGAACTGAACCTGCGtcagagaagatggatggaattcttgaaaGACTATGATTCCACGATTAACTATCACTCGGGGAAAGCCAACGTAGTGGCCGATGCGTTGAGCAGGAAATCTCGTGGAGTTTTGGCTTGTCACCGAGTGATGGTTACAGAGTTGATACAGAGCTTCTCTGAGTTAGGGTTGATGGAGCAAGCACAGACAGAGCGAGGCTTGCTAgtcaccatggttgctcagtcacctATAGTGGAGTGTATCAAAGAGGCTCAGGCTACAGATCAGCATCTGCAGTTTTTACGTAGCAGAGTTACCTCAGGATAG
- the LOC122038029 gene encoding uncharacterized protein LOC122038029 — translation MSKAQDRQKSYADRRRRPLEFSVDDHVFLRVSPIKGVRRFGLKGKLAPCYIGPFQILERIGEVAYRLALPPSLAEVHDVFHVSMLRKYVPHPTHILTDVSITLQPDVTYEEIPVRILDRKKRQLWNKTTRLVKVGWEHHSDDEAT, via the coding sequence ATGTCAAAAGCCCAGGACCGACAGAAAAgctatgcagatcggagacggagacctttggagttctctgtGGATGATCATGTGTTCCTGCGAGTGTCTCCTATCAAGGGAGTTAGGAGATTTGGATTGAAAGGGAAGTTAGCTCCTTGTTACATCGGAccctttcagatacttgagaggaTTGGTGAGGTAGCGTATCGATTGGCACTGCCACCTTCACTTGCCGAGGTGCATGATGTgtttcacgtatctatgctgaggaaatACGTGCCGCACCCTACGCATATTTTGACAGATGTATCGATCACCCTTCAGCCAGATGTGACATATGAGGAGATTCCAGTACGGATATTGGATCGCAAGAAACGCCAGCTGTGGAATAAGACTACCCGACTGGTCAAGGTTGGATGGGAGCATCATTCAGATGACGAGGCAACCTAG